The DNA window CAATACAAGTGCCTTTCGATAGTTTTAATGTGGAGAAGCTTTTCACAGAGGAATGTTGGCGTGCTTCTTCCAGGGGTTAACCTGCTTCTTGCTGGCTAGCACCGCTAAATCTTGGCAGATCTTCTTGCGAGTTGTTGCTGGCTTGATGATGTCATCCACAAAACCTAAAACAAGCACAGTCAGACTAAGATGTAGGTATGTAGGTGTTATGCTATAAGCAGACAAATAAAAAGCAGGGATCAGGAACTGTGATTTTTGGTATGTCGGTTTCCTCGAAAGCAGGTTTACCTCTGACAGCAGCTGGGAAAGGGTTAGCAAACTTCTCCACATATTCAGCCTCTGCTTCAGCCTGGTTCTCCTTTCCTCTGAAGATAATTTGAACGGCACCCTGAGAAAattaaaagagacaaaaaccccaaaacagttAACACTTAAAATAAAGGAAGCAGAGAGAAAGGAACAAACTGAAAGACTAGGGGTAATGTATACCTTGGCACCCATGACAGCGACCTCAGCTGTAGGCCAGGCGTAGTTCACATCTCCTCTCAAGTGTTTGGAGCTCATCACATCATAGGCTCCTCCATAAGCCTGGGATGCCAAGAAAAGTAAAAAGATTAATTCAGCAGCAGTGTTTTCAGGCAATAGGTGAATGTAGACATAAAAGAATCAATGCTAAGTTAACACTTTCTGTAGTTGATTCAGGCAAAGGattccagtaaaaaaaaaatattacagagGCTTTTATTCCGAAGAACCCACTGGGAGGGTTGAGTTATAATCACTTTTCACAATTTAACGCGGCAGTTTCATTTCGCTAAATGTTTGTTAGCAGCAACAGGTGCTTTTCGTAGGCAGCACCTTATGCAACATGAGCATAATGCTAAAGCAGATGTGCAAGAGAAACCTCTCAGCTTCAGCCACAACCAAATCCCACTACAGTGATAAAATTAGTCctcaaactgcacacacacacgcgcgcacgcatgcacacacacacctacctttCTGGTAATGACCGTTATTTTGGGGACAGTGGCCTCGGCGAAAGCAAAAAGCAGTTTTGCTCCATGCCTGATGATGCCTCCATACTCCTGAGCTGTGCCTGTTGAGAGAAATCACAGCAGTTCTAATGGATGGGAGTTTGGACTATCAGGTTGTCTATGTGTGGTCTGTTCAGTCTCATCAGGGCCACCAGAAGATCACTGGTTATTAAACTCAACTGATTAAGATACAAACCTCAGCATGACAAATAGGCTATGAACACAACTGCAGCCTGTATACATGCAGCAAGATGTTTTTTGAGAATACCTGGCAGGAAACCTGGAACATCCACAAAGGTGATGATGGGAATGTTGAAAGCATCACAGAAGCGAACAAATCGAGCTCCCTTCACTGAGGAGTTGATGTCTAAACAACCTGATGAAGAAGGCAAGTATACAATGGACTGAATAGCTGATAACAGTTAACTATAAAACttctcagttttcttttttacttttggcTGTTCACTTATTTTGCTTACCAGAAGCCACTTTGGGCTGATTACCCACAATGCCCACAGTGCGTCCATTCATACGGGCAAATCCCACCACAATGTTTTTGGCATAGTTGGGCATGATCTCGAAGAAGTCCCTCTCATCTACTATCTGATTAAGAAAGGGAGCTTTTTAATACACGCAAAAAGGAAATGTTGTGGCACATTAGAAGGTGCGTGCTTGTGCACATACTGCTTGAATTATGTCCAACATGTCGTAGGCTTTAGTTGACTCAAATGGTACAATGGTGTCCAACGACGGTACCAGACgatcactgaaaaacaaatgagataCCAGTCACAAAGGCAAATGATACATGATTATTTCAGTGAAGGAAAAGGTAATGGCTTACCTGGGGTCATGGCACTCTCTGATGGGTGCGGGATCCTGATTGCTAAGTGGCAGGAAATTGAAGAACTCTCGCAGGTTGAGCAAAGCCTCGATGTCATTCTCAAATGCACGGTGAGCCACACCTTTGAATAAGCAATAAGACAAGTGCattttctgagtttctctgaccaAACTCAGCAGAGTTAAACATGCTGATTTGAGCAGAAATCCTGAAGTTTtaaaccacccctcatttctttctattttgctaCGAAAATCcaaaataggtgcagtgatttacttaaatgtgcaaacaaactaaagtaaaagtagtatgtataattctaatgagcttgaaagtcaatatgtgggatgaccacctttattcatcAACACAGGATGAACTCGggtaggcagctttcttgtaatttctttaagtagtcttcagtagcttttcaggcttcttgaaggacattcaaagctctactttagatgttggctgccttttgttcaatCTCTTGTCAAGATGATcgcacactgcttcaataatgttgagggccacactctggggaggccaatccatgactgtcagtgttccactgtgtgttcttCCTATCCAGcaatgcttttactgcattggcagtgtgtttgggatcactgtcatactgaaaaatgaagctgttgccagtcagaCACTTTCCAAATGGTATTATGGAATACCAGATGGAAGGAAAATGGGTAACTGGGGTTATGCAAGTAGCCTaaagttctttgctaagttgtcagttatgtgtagacacaacacaacTTGGGGTCAAGAAGTTGCAGATGTTGAGTGAAAAAAAGTAGCCTAAACTTtttcttcagaaagcctggagaagtattgctcaagaccactactaaaaaaagtaaattacaaGAAATTATGTCTCCttagaaacaaaatataaagaaatgaagggtggcttaAGACAATACTGGAACTGCAACAGGCCTAAAGCCAAAATGCTGATAAAGAGGGAACTGCTGCAGCTTAACTTTAACAAATCTCTTCAACATTCAAATATCTAAAAGGGTCTGACCAGACACGGTGGTGTGAGTTTTGGCTCCACCAAGTTCCTCCTGAGTCACATCTTCATTGGTGACAGACTTGACAACATCGGGCCCTGTGATGAACAGGTATGATGTGtcctatacacacacaaacacaatgttcCTGTGCATATTATAATTTAATGTCTTCTGTCAACACAGAATAGCATTTGCATGGCAGTTTGGAAACATTTcaatactttttaatgtttcttgCAGCTGAAAAGCCataaaactaatattttttaCCTAGACTGGAGTTTACtatgtcagttttatttgtgcTGCTCCATACCTTAACCATAAAGGTGAAATCTGTCAGAGCAGGGGAGTAAACGGCTCCTCCTGCACATGGACCCATGATGAGGGAGATCTGAGGGATGACTCCTGAAGCCATCACGTTCCTCTGGAAAAAGGAACATGTACAGTGTCAGAAATACTACAGTAGTAGTTCATGTGCTTCCCACCATGCCtccagccattaaaaaaaatatatattttttttttaaataccaggAATATATCTGCGTATCCAGCCAGAGATTCCACTCCTTCCTGGATCCGAGCTCCTCCAGAGTCGTTCAGCCCGATGACTGGAGCCCCGACTGTCATGGCCTGGTCCATGATCTGAGCACAGAAACGATTTAAAGGTGGCGCATCAAAAATGGGGAGAAGATgcacaaagaaaaatacacagctACTAACTTATTCATAGCTGACAAACAACACAATTAAAAAGTGATGTTTAACGCTACTGTGAAACATTCATATACCTTACAGATCTTCTGTGCGTGAGCTCCAGATAAACTTCCACCAAACACTGTGAAGtcctacaaaaaaaacccaaaaaagagCAGGACAGAGAGAATATCACAGTAAGTCGAGCTGCTACGCTTTGCCACAGTGTAGGTTTTCTGTACAATAAATAAGCACCATACCTGACTGAAAACATAAACGAGCCTGCCATTGATTCTACCTCGGCCTGTCACAACGCTGTCACCAGGGAACtaggagaggaaaaaacaaaattcagttaaattGTTGCAAAATGAGAGAAATATTGCTGCCAGAGGAATTTATGCATGGCCTGTTACCTTGTTTCTGTCCTGCTCCATGCCAAAATCGGAGCACCGGTGTTCCACAAACATGTCCGTCTCAACAAAGGACTCGGGGTCAAGCAATAGTTGCACTCGCTCCCTGGCTGTCAGCTTACCCTGGACCAAATGAGGATGGTAATTTTATTGCAATTTTGCCAGCCATGCTGCAGTACTTATGGTTTTAAAATCTCTGGTAGCTTTACGTCAATGTTTTAAGTGTAGTATATCATTAGTACGGCTGCTTTAAGGCAATATTTTACCTTTATATGAGTTCGCTACCTTAATCTGCCATTCTGTTTGTTTAATCCATTAACAGTCTGTCAGCTGCTTAATTATCAGAGGTTTACAATATTGCAGTATATtatcaaaatattatttggCGTATTATCAGTGCTGCTGATTCCATAACTATTCTTACCAAGTCAACTGATTTCACTGGACAAGGCATGACCATGCAATTATGATGCATTAAAAAGGCTAAAATGGGGGAactaaaagctgaaaaaacTTTAACCTTTAATAACAATTCAGCATCATTTAACCTTACTCACAAATCCTCCCCATTCTAAACGTTAACCTTTTATTCTTGCTTTAGAAATCCTAACGCAATAAGACCAGAAAACTATTGCACctgccagtctgttaaaactgacTTGTTTGTTCTTGTGTTGTGTGCTTTTATACGTTTTAAAagttgtatgtatgtatatatatatatatatatatatatatatatatatataaacttgaaaaaaataattaaacaggTAAATGAAGTTTGCAAAGTATCAGCTTACTCAAATGTACTTACAAAGATATTAAAATGAACCCTTTCAAGCCGGaaagttcagtttttatgttacttgtttgtgtgtgaaacagtGAGAAAGTGTGAAAGACATAAACGAGCCCGAGCCTGACATTTAGCACACCAACCTTCCGACTGCTAATGCATTTGAAGCATAAGGTATTTTTAAAAACGCAGCCACATTAAAGGAAATATGTCTTCATATAAAACATAAGAGTGTGAGACGGCGTTAGCTGATTTTACCCTTTTATGTTGTGCCTCTATCCTCTGCTGACCTCCCCCCTGCAGCGCCGCCTCTCGCTTCTTCTCAATCCTCTCTTTAACGGACAGGTGGCTGACCGAGTACCAGCGGCGTCCCTGCTGCAGATTCGTCTGCGGAACAGTTGCAGATATTGCGCCATACTTTACTTGCGCCACGCTCCTTAAGGAAACCTTCAAGCCATTTATTAGTCCACAACTGCTTCGAGCTACACTGATGGCCGCCATCACTGCTATGTGTGTTCGCTCTTCTTCTTTAGTGTTTAATGTTGGTTGACAAACTAGTTTTAGATCGCCACCAAGTGGACTGGAGTGTGGGCCGGGAGATGATCCCGACAGAGGCGAGAACAATCCTGTGAGCTAAATCATTTTCTCTTAAAACTGTTATAATCTCATAATATATCTTACCTGTTGTTTTCCCTAATAGTAGAATTGGGTGAACTGTTCACCCTCCCTTTGTTTCCCTATCCTATAGTCCAGGCATACTGATTATGATCTAATAAATGTTTCAGCTTCATCTTTCTGTATTCTTGTTTCTTTGTGATTGTGATTGCTTATTTCTCTCCCAGCATTATCGGGAATACAAAGAAAGTATGTATATCCTAATTCCCATCCACTAAATCTGTTCTAAGTGATCATCTGCCCGATCTTAtgcttactttttaaaaatttcttcaATAATATTGCCAGCAGATATTGTGCATAATGACAAGTGATCTGCTACACTTTCTTATATATTTACTTAATTCTTCAGAGCCATCTGTCAGTATGAGCTTGCAGAATGCTAGTCAAAATAGTTCTGGACTATACACCAGAATCAGGGAGGACCGAAACTATAGAGCTACTTGCAAGTGGCATAATCCTTGCTTTCTGCCTTTACAACACCAGCCCACTCAAAACACATGAAGTTTGTCTCAAGATGTtcccaactttttaaaaactcccAGGACATGTCATAATTGCACCTGGAATTTAAGCCAATCCcatcatttcatttaaatgattCTTAAAGgcacttttctgtgtggagtttgcatgttctcagtGCTTGTGTGGCTAGGCCGGAGTCCTCCTGCAGTCCAAAActatgcatgttaggttaactggtgattctgaatttgctgtaggtgtgaatgtgagtgtgaatgttttctGTCTAGTGAACTGTCCTTATCCTATAGATGTGTGATGGAGTGTGTCCTGCGCTCCTGCAGCACTCTGTGGAACAGCAAAGAAGAGGGCTCTGCTGAGGGTGGTGAAAGCTGCACAGAGGATTGTTGGCAACAGgctctcctccaccaccaccacagacaTCTACACCagcagatgcaggaaaagggctGCCTGTATCTTGAAAGACTCCACTCGAGCAGGAAGCTGCAGAGCATCAAGAGCAGACCCACCAGACTGACGAACAGCTTCTTCTCGGAGGCCATGAAACTGTTGAACTTCGGTGCTCTGTAGTCACTGCTGCTCCCAGTCAAAGGCAGACGTGTAAAAATCACTTGTGATCAAttgcaaccctgaactggatgagCAGGAGAAAACTGATGGATGATTCTTAAAAgcattttctccccatttccacGGGTATCTTATGaataatgtatatttttgacCTTTGCTCATCTGTTAAAATCCCATGTGAGATTTTCCTCTCACCAAGTCACATGAAATATAGCTGTTCTTACTTTCTCAAAATGCTGTCCATAAAAGTTTAGGGGAAATTGTGTGATCATCTGCTGCCTTGAGAAACAGATTACTTgacgttttgtttttgtttattttattatttaccgCAGATAGTTTAAATCCCAATTTATGTGCACATTTTTCCACTTCATCTACTCCAACTGTGATCTTTTAAAGGCTTCAGAAACACCGATTCCTCTTTTTCGTTTTTCATACACTTTGCTCAACCTGGGAAAATAATGTAGTTGATCATTATCATTATGTTGCAAGTTCTAGGACAACAGCGGGACCGGGGATCAAATGATGAAATTTGGACCAATAGCAAAAGGGGGGCGAGCTCGCACAGCCAATCAAAAAACAGGAACTCCTCGCAACAGCGGGTGGGCGGGACCTCTGCCGATCTTGAACGTCAAGTCACAGGGACGTTAAGATCTGAGTTTACATGGTAAAGTAGACCTTCCTGTCAGCTTTGGCGCTGCCTTGCTACTTTAAATACACACTGTGCATTAAAGAGAAACGGAATGGAACGGGGGAAAGTTGAGGTATAAAATTATGGTgcacatttttacacttttaagGGCCATTCTACAATTGCAGGACAATTTCTCatgaatttgaaaataatcCATGCGCGAAATACTGAAACATACATTTCAGCAgtcccaagaaaaaaaaatgtatatttagtTGTTGAAAAAGTGGTTTCAAAATATTAtctaaaatacaaaatagcTCTTAAAACCACCgcaatggcatttttttcttgttccaaCTTCTTGATAAGCAAATTACATGTCAAATATAGCAGTTAAAATAAGTTATAAATccacctgtttgtgttttgatatTGTTGATACACGTCTCTCATCATTTtaaacccttttttttaaaaacattaacataCTTTAAGGTAGTTAAACAGTAATTATTCACTGCAACTTGTGTTCCTCAACATATGTGCAACCCTCTTACCGTAACCTACTGAGCCTGGAAATGAAAGAGACAAAACAGTGAGATGACGTGACAAAGAAGTGACATGATTATTTGTGTACTAACACCATGGGTAGACCAAAGATCAGCCCTCTTTgacatattttgtatttttccagtcttttctgATTAGATTGAGTGTGTTACTCTAAACAATGCAACCCTGTTACCCATATTATCAAAAGAAGACAAATTCATTTCAAAGTTTCCTATTTTTACCTACAGAACTACATTTGTTCTTGACTTTCACAGTCCAGTACATTCCACTGCTTGCCTCTTTTTCTGAGAAAACACTAATACACTGATTTGGAATCCTGTTGCCATTCATAGAAACCAAACATTACAgaaatatgttaaaaacattttttttcttaaacatgtCTGTGGTTCTGagtatttatttgtcacatttatgtCATAACCTACAAATAAAAGTAATATATCCATTCAGCCAGTTTAACTTGTACAAATCTGTTACTATGATATAAACCTCGTTACcatatcattttaataaaataagcaTAAATGTTTTCATTACCTCACAAGGCTTTACTCTATTGCCTTTGTAATAGTTGGGATTATTATATGAATAATGTAATTGAGCAAagatttgaaaataaatattgaaattactaacaaaaaaaatgtgtgactaAAAGTTCGGCAAGGTAGATTTAGAAAGTTGTTTGAATTAATATAAATTAAGTCTTATCTTAAACTGAATGAGTATTCACTATGAAGGTGAATATCCTTAACTTAATGGttatttatcttaaaatatctttaaactCTACTTTTTCAGGTTCTTGAGTATTGGCAACAGAGTTGTGCCAAGTAGCAAATTCTAAAAATAAGggtcaatttttaaaaaaaattttaagcctaatttgTCCTACAATTGTAGAATTATTCTTAAACACGAATGCCTATGAGTCAGCACTTATTTACGAATTTATTCTATACATATATGACAAAATTGAGGCGAGAACTGGGAAAattcataaaatgtaaaatgccaTGCAAAAAATAGCTCCATGCTCAAGTATGCATTTCCACCCTCCTATTATACATATGACTTAATTTTAAATGGCAAGTTGCTGCGAAGTTTATGACCAATTATGATCATAATGgtgtggaaaaataaagcaaGGTAGGACACTGGAAAGGCGCTATAATGTGACCCATTGATACAGTGCGGTAACCACGGTAACTAGTGGAAGTCTCGCGTGATGATCATGCCTGTCGAAAGAGGTTGATGCGAGGAAAAAGTGGAAAATCGAATGATTGATGCATTTGCAAAACGGCAAGTTAGCTATGTTTCAGTCACCGCTCGCCGAGCATTACAGCGAAACTTTCCAGCATTGCAGAATGTTTCTTAGCAGCTCGCATTTTCCTCCTACGTGCGAGGTATAAAGCGACCCGAGGGGGTTAGTGATACGGTTGAATCTTCGCTAGCTAGATCGTTAGCCATGCTAATGCTAGCTGGTTAGCTTTGTTTACATCAAGTGCGCGCCGGGGATCTGTGAACGGATTTCTGACCCGGCGAATGATCTCGTGAGCGGGTTGTTCAGGTAAATTCGACGAGAAGACTGCGTTGCAGAGTAGACTGGCTCTATGGCTACCATCGATGATCTCTTGTGCAAAACGTCTGTCTGATGCAGTAAGCTAACGTTAGCCACATCATGCTAACCTTTTAATTATGGGTGATTTGCTCATCCGAGTCAGCTTTTGCCCCTAGACTTTGTTGGGGATGAGTGTAATTAAAATTCTAATTGGCCCGAATTAAAAGGAACTGTAACTGTGATATGAAAGAGTTGTGATTAAATGGAGTGACTACGAACCGGTGATGCTAACCTTAGGTAGCCACCTGCCAAGTTAGCTAACGTTGTGCGCGTTTAGCGATAACCGCCTCACCATGGTCGTTGTTTCACATTGTATATATTATTGATTTATGATTAATATCTGTATTGGCACACTGGAGTGACTGATTGTTGCGTCGCTAGGTCAGTTTATATCGCCTCCATCACCCTGAGGCTGGGCTGTCTTTACGTCGCTGCGAGccgctggatttttttttcctcccctgcaCCGTGTTTCCCTGAGGCTGCGGAGCACATCGCCATGAACCCCGTTAATGCAACCGCTCTATACGTGTCCGCCAGCCGGGCCGTGCTGCAGTGCGACCCACGGCAGCCTCATACCTTCGCAGAGATGTACAAACTACTGCCCTTCTTCCGAAAGTCCCTCGCATGTCTTGTCTGTGGTAAGTCAGTGTTTTGAGAATATTATACCAACACATAGCACACTTACAGGGTAGCGTTTGTGTTATTTGCAACATATTCAGTTTTGAACCATTAAACTGGCTgaattgtattaaaaaaatccaattacCATTAATATTGACTGAAGTGTCCGTGGGCGTGCGTGTGCTTGCAGTAGTTGACACGATTTGTCGTGCTCGCCACCGTAGTCTCCTTGGCAACCGAGGCTGGAGCCCCAGTCATCCGTCCTCTTGACAAGACAGATGACTGCTCCGTTGTTGTGCCTGCTGCAGAGCCATGTGTTTCTTATTCATGCTTTATTTACCAGCCCGGCTTAGCTAGTGGAATATCAGAGCTGGCACAGCTTGCATTGAGGAGACAAACAATATTGACAGAGCTTTACACGACAACATTTTTGACCTGTGCCTGTTATTTGACGGTGGTTTAGCAGTGCTTATTTCTGCTTTGAAATATTCCGTCAGAATTGCATGTTTGGTTATGTAAGCAGTAAAGATATATACATTTGTTTAAGCCAGCGGTCCTTATTTGCTTATTAACCAAAGAAGTTTGGTACTAAACACTTCCAGTTCTGGCTAAATAACACAATGATACTGAGATCGCATGAATTGGTTTTCTAGCTCTACTGAAAAGGCAGCAGTTAATAAGTAGATTTGGCATATATgcctgatgaattgttaaaagtTCATCCACAAAACTGTTTAGCAGATATTTTGATGTCAACTTAATCATTGAAGCACTTGTTCCAGATTCTTCACACTGATGACTTGTGTCACTTTATTCTGATTATTTTGGATTTCTGATAAACAGTCAAATTTTTGTAATATCATATTATTATactcttttaaataaaaagctacttttggctgctcccttgtcacaaggggttgcctcagcaggtagctctgcatgtttgatttggcagtgctggatgcccttcctgacacagccCCAGAGGGATTTGTGTTTCCAGCTGGAATCAAACTTTTTGCTTGCTAAGTGAATTTGTAATCCAGatatatttatgattttaaatgataaattatagATATATTTGTAAAATTGAAATGTTTGTTGTAGCTCACTGTGGAATACAGCTGTTTCTATGATTGTGTGAGGTGGAACTGAGTATCAGTACTGTGTCATAGTAACTGCGCCTTTGTTAAAAGTGGACAAGTGGATTCACTTATCATCTTCACTTTCTCTCAGGTAAACTGCTCCAGGATCCAATTTCTCAAACACATCCAGAGTGTCAGCATTATGTCTGCTTAGGCTGTAAAGGCCAGAAAATGCAGATAAGGCCATCATGCAGCCGCTGTAAGGACCACTCTTCCTTCCAGGAGAACAAACAGCTCTCTTTACTAGTGCAGTGCTACAGGAAGCTCTGCTTCTATTTAATTCATTCACCGTTGCTGTCGTGTGTCAGCAACCATGTAGGAGGGTCTCCAGAGGTTATGGCCTTGCTAGAGGAGGTGATAGTGTCACACAAAGATGAGATGGAGGACACAAGCCTAGCGCACGAAGATGTGAATCCCTCTGCTCCTGAGTCCCTAACCCCCACAGAGGCACCACCTGCTCCTGCAGAGCTCTCAGCTGTACCTCAGAGCTCCTCCTCTGATCCTCCCTGTTCCAATGGACCACAGGAATGCAACGGAGAAGTGTTGGAGGACCTAGATCCCTCTTCTCCTGAGTTGGAGGTATGCGAGCTTGTAGAGGAGCAGCCACAGGCAGGCCTGTCTCTATCCAATTCTGGTTGTGGTGGACTGGAACTGAGTCTGACCACTGGACGTTTAGCCCCAACACCAGGCACTGTGTGCTCACTCAGGGATGGGGAGTCAAGTAGCAGGGAGCTAGAGGAGGGGGAGGTGTTGCTTCTCAGTGTGGAGGAGGTGTTACAGACATTGGATCCCCTTCAACCTGGTCGAGACTCTCTTCATACGCAGCCAGATAGGAcgcatactcacacacacacagctacggACAGAGCACACACTCAAATGTACATACAGTTGGATGCAGCTCACAACTACACACAGATTCAAACAGGCAGGACTAACACAGTGGCAAGCCATGgtgctcatacacacacatcttccTTTGACCCTCATTCAGCTTCCAAGCCCCCGCCAGTCCGCCTTAACCGTAAACGATCTCATTCAGAGAGTGACAGGGAAAAAGTGAAACCTCTCCCTATTGCCTCTATCCTGCAGGGCTCTTCCTCAAATTCACACACTCCTAATCCCtctcacacactgcacacacagccACCCACACCTTCCCTAACTGTACCAGCGCACACATACTCATCGCTTCCCAATGGGGCACCTCCAAAGCCCAGTCGACCTGCACCGAACCACAATAAAGGTGCCAGGAAACACCTGGAGCCAAGCCCTAAGAAGCCACATGTTAAGGCTCGCTCTGTTGGAGCTTCCAAGACAAAGGACAGAAGCAAAGACCAGCGGCTGATGTCAGGCTGCCTGGTGCCCCAAGCACCTGCAAGGCCTCCATATAAGAAGCCAGTGGAGAAGAAGGGCTGTAAATGTGGAAGAGCCACTCAGAATCCATCTGTGTTGACCTGCAGGGGACAGCGTTGTCCCTGTTATTCAAACCGCAAGGTGAGATCACTGATCTATTCAATCAGCACATTATACATTTAAATTGTAATGCTGTTATTATGTTAATTTGTGTAGATTGTTCATGCAGCAATTTTATGATGTGTTGGTGTTAACATGTCAATTATGCTTTggtattgtatttatttatttaatttgaacccaaagaaaacaaatggtGGGATAATAAGAATGCCTTTATGGGCCTAGTGTTTTAATTGTGCATTGGTTTCACTGGTTTAATATTTACCTCTTAAGACAAGCAGTGGCATTAGTAGGTGTGTGAACAAAAATTTCCTTTATTTGAATTGGAGATTTTTAGATTTGTTTGCGGCGAGATCAGAAACCAAAAGCTTTGCAGTTTTTATGCTGCACTGGTCCTGTGCAGATACAGTAATATTGTCTGTTTGCTTTATTCTTTCTCAGGCATGCTTGGATTGCATCTGTCGAGGTTGCCAGAATTCCTACATGGCCAATGGTGAGAAGAAGCTCGAGGCCTTTGCAGTGCCAGAGAAGGCCTTAGAACAGACACGGCTTACGCTCGGTATCAACCTCACCAGCATCACAGCAGCCGCCGCGCTCCGCAATCCAGCAACCACCAGCATCCGCGCGAACACCCTCCTCAATGTTGCCACCGCAACAGGGACCCCCGTGTCGACTGCTTTCCTGTCCCCCAGCCCCCCACAAGAGCCCAACTATGAGGAC is part of the Archocentrus centrarchus isolate MPI-CPG fArcCen1 chromosome 22, fArcCen1, whole genome shotgun sequence genome and encodes:
- the pccb gene encoding propionyl-CoA carboxylase beta chain, mitochondrial — its product is MAAISVARSSCGLINGLKVSLRSVAQVKYGAISATVPQTNLQQGRRWYSVSHLSVKERIEKKREAALQGGGQQRIEAQHKRGKLTARERVQLLLDPESFVETDMFVEHRCSDFGMEQDRNKFPGDSVVTGRGRINGRLVYVFSQDFTVFGGSLSGAHAQKICKIMDQAMTVGAPVIGLNDSGGARIQEGVESLAGYADIFLRNVMASGVIPQISLIMGPCAGGAVYSPALTDFTFMVKDTSYLFITGPDVVKSVTNEDVTQEELGGAKTHTTVSGVAHRAFENDIEALLNLREFFNFLPLSNQDPAPIRECHDPSDRLVPSLDTIVPFESTKAYDMLDIIQAIVDERDFFEIMPNYAKNIVVGFARMNGRTVGIVGNQPKVASGCLDINSSVKGARFVRFCDAFNIPIITFVDVPGFLPGTAQEYGGIIRHGAKLLFAFAEATVPKITVITRKAYGGAYDVMSSKHLRGDVNYAWPTAEVAVMGAKGAVQIIFRGKENQAEAEAEYVEKFANPFPAAVRGFVDDIIKPATTRKKICQDLAVLASKKQVNPWKKHANIPL
- the msl2a gene encoding E3 ubiquitin-protein ligase MSL2a; this translates as MNPVNATALYVSASRAVLQCDPRQPHTFAEMYKLLPFFRKSLACLVCGKLLQDPISQTHPECQHYVCLGCKGQKMQIRPSCSRCKDHSSFQENKQLSLLVQCYRKLCFYLIHSPLLSCVSNHVGGSPEVMALLEEVIVSHKDEMEDTSLAHEDVNPSAPESLTPTEAPPAPAELSAVPQSSSSDPPCSNGPQECNGEVLEDLDPSSPELEVCELVEEQPQAGLSLSNSGCGGLELSLTTGRLAPTPGTVCSLRDGESSSRELEEGEVLLLSVEEVLQTLDPLQPGRDSLHTQPDRTHTHTHTATDRAHTQMYIQLDAAHNYTQIQTGRTNTVASHGAHTHTSSFDPHSASKPPPVRLNRKRSHSESDREKVKPLPIASILQGSSSNSHTPNPSHTLHTQPPTPSLTVPAHTYSSLPNGAPPKPSRPAPNHNKGARKHLEPSPKKPHVKARSVGASKTKDRSKDQRLMSGCLVPQAPARPPYKKPVEKKGCKCGRATQNPSVLTCRGQRCPCYSNRKACLDCICRGCQNSYMANGEKKLEAFAVPEKALEQTRLTLGINLTSITAAAALRNPATTSIRANTLLNVATATGTPVSTAFLSPSPPQEPNYEDSLELLIG